One region of Drosophila kikkawai strain 14028-0561.14 chromosome 2R, DkikHiC1v2, whole genome shotgun sequence genomic DNA includes:
- the LBR gene encoding lamin-B receptor: MDRRLRRPRRTDEVAGAAGAPLLQSTQPSQLPVTRRTLTATATAATGPATRTRASPSRNKAPPSPDLGPRTRRSSRPRSSVGPITGAPVPAKASIKVRTPIREVPEVPSPVRQSTNSSLPLTLTTNTSSRAPNKSFNTSSLNSGNYISSSSTTTTTTTSERIEIRAEGDSEVDTDSLRKRITERLRRSVSKTISNLAGTPVTNTEDGGSRYSRSVSRSVYDDEKSSKRSYSTGEEDIEEEELEEEEEFRSFNATRKSATPAEISCRQLKAPQEFGGWLGAFLLLLLVPTAVYYLTWSCTARNACQLKHLNPRILLDVNYLTRQVFQPHVVAAFATYHVVAFVLVALLPGRRVHLTRETYKFNSLAVASTFLIAGGIAEYLKYPVVAFVLRHYLRFCIYGLIGAFVAAAWSYWLVDNAKYNVLRQTLTNDYGKSGSFVVDFALGRQLNPKWLGRVDWKQFYYRLSLVSTLLYAACYVYQTLVWPQKPQLAEQEGNVYLHVARYYWNNVNYDAGTLLSASCLILYVLDAIVFEHHLSSSFELQHEGYGCLLLLRYAATPYLLSSVTKYFYEQRVPIACWYAPIGVGALLCLGLLVKRYSCAYKYKYRLNAQSPIFANIETIHTYQGSRLLLSGMWGWVRQPNYLGDILALLALAAPMALRPAWPPVLGLALIVLLLLHRTTRANARNLARYHSSWQRYSTQVRSYILPKVY, encoded by the exons ATGGATCGACGCCTGAGACGCCCGCGTCGCACGGATGAAGTGGCAGGAGCCGCAGGAGCTCCCCTCTTGCAGTCCACACAGCCCAGCCAGCTGCCGGTGACCCGGCGGACTCTCACAGCAACCGCTACTGCTGCCACTGGACCCGCTACCCGGACACGTGCCTCGCCGTCGCGCAACAAGGCACCGCCTTCACCCGATCTGGGTCCACGCACTCGACGCTCCAGCCGTCCCAGATCATCGGTGGGCCCTATTACAGGTGCCCCTGTGCCCGCCAAGGCCTCTATTAAGGTCCGCACACCCATACGCGAGGTGCCAGAG GTGCCTTCACCCGTGCGTCAGTCCACCAACAGCAGTCTGCCATTGACCCTGACCACCAACACATCCAGCCGGGCGCCCAACAAGTCCTTCAACACAAGCTCCCTGAACAGTGGGAATTACATAAGCAGCAGCTCCACCACAACTACCACCACTACCTCGGAGCGCATCGAGATCCGAGCCGAGGGCGATAGTGAGGTGGACACGGACTCCTTGCGCAAGCGCATCACCGAGCGACTGCGGCGATCGGTGTCGAAAACCATCTCAAACTTGGCCGGAACGCCAGTGACTAACACGGAGGATGGCGGCAGTCGCTACAGCCGCAGTGTGTCGAGATCAGTGTACGATGATGAGAAATCCTCCAAAAGGAGCTACTCCACAGGCGAAGAGGAtatcgaggaggaggagctggaggaagaggaggagttCCGCAGCTTCAATGCCACTAGAAAGTCGGCCACGCCAGCAGAAATTTCCTGCCGCCAGTTGAAGGCACCGCAAGAATTTGGCGGCTGGCTGGGTGCCTTCCTATTGCTGCTCCTGGTGCCCACCGCTGTGTACTATCTCACCTGGAGCTGTACGGCCCGGAATGCCTGTCAGCTGAAGCATCTCAATCCCAGAATTCTGCTGGATGTGAATTATCTGACGCGTCAGGTGTTCCAGCCGCATGTGGTGGCAGCCTTTGCCACGTACCATGTGGTGGCCTTTGTGCTGGTGGCCCTGCTGCCCGGACGCCGAGTGCATCTCACCCGGGAGACCTACAAGTTCAACTCGCTGGCAGTGGCATCCACTTTCCTGATTGCCGGCGGCATTGCCGAGTATCTCAAGTATCCGGTTGTGGCTTTTGTGCTGCGTCACTATCTACGCTTCTGCATTTACGGACTGATCGGGGCCTTTGTGGCCGCCGCCTGGAGCTATTGGCTCGTGGACAACGCCAAGTACAATGTCCTCCGTCAGACGCTGACCAATGACTATGGCAAGAGCGGTAGCTTTGTGGTGGACTTTGCGCTGGGCCGGCAGCTGAATCCCAAGTGGCTGGGGCGTGTGGACTGGAAGCAGTTCTACTATCGCCTGTCCCTGGTGAGTACGCTGCTGTATGCCGCCTGCTATGTCTACCAGACGCTGGTGTGGCCCCAGAAGCCGCAACTGGCCGAGCAGGAGGGCAACGTCTATCTGCATGTGGCCAGGTATTACTGGAACAATGTCAACTATGATGCGGGCACCCTGCTCTCGGCCAGCTGCCTGATCCTGTACGTCCTGGACGCCATCGTCTTTGAGCATCACTTGAGCTCGTCCTTTGAGCTGCAACACGAGGGCTAtggctgcctgctgctgctgcgctatGCCGCCACCCCCTACTTGCTGTCGTCTGTGACCAAGTACTTCTACGAGCAGCGCGTGCCCATCGCCTGCTGGTATGCTCCGATCGGTGTGGGGGCCCTCCTGTGCCTGGGATTGCTGGTGAAGCGCTACAGCTGCGCCTACAAGTACAAATACCGACTGAACGCGCAGAGTCCGATCTTTGCCAACATCGAGACGATTCACACGTACCAGGGCAGCCGCCTGCTGTTGAGCGGCATGTGGGGATGGGTGCGACAGCCCAATTATCTGGGCGATATTCTGGCCCTGCTTGCCCTCGCCGCTCCCATGGCCCTGCGCCCGGCCTGGCCTCCTGTACTGGGACTCGCCCTGATtgtcctcctgctgctgcatcgCACCACGCGTGCGAATGCCAGGAATCTGGCGCGTTATCACTCGTCCTGGCAGCGCTACAGCACACAGGTGCGCAGCTACATCCTGCCCAAGGTCTATTGA